Genomic segment of Phycisphaerales bacterium:
TGACCTGAGCCCCGAGTTTCATCCAGCTATTGGTAGAGCCCGGGCATCGATTGATGGCTTGTTGTTGATGGGATGGCAAGCAGGTGCAGGGCATGCCCTGCACCTGCTTGCGCGGCGATCTCGGATGGGGTCCTGCCGCCCAAGCTCGAGTGCGGCCTGACGGTGTTGTAATCCTCCTTCCAGGCGCCGAGCACGGCGCGGGCGTGGCCCAGCGAGGCGAACAGCGTCTCGTTCAGGCACTCGTCGCGCAGGCGCCCGTTGAAGCTCTCCACGAAGCCGTTCTGCATCGGCTTGCCCGGCGCGATGTAGTGCCACTCGACGGCCCGGTCCTGGCTCCAGCGCAGCACCGCCATGCTGGTGAGTTCGGTGCCGTTGTCGCTGACGATGGTCTGCGGCCTGGCCCGCCGCCGCCAGATCAGGGTGTCGAGCTCCCGCACCACGCGCTGGCCCGAGAGCGAGGTATCGGCCACCAGAGCCAGGCACTTGCGGGTGAAGTCGTCGACGATCGCCAGGATCCGGAAGCGCCGCCCGTTCGACAGCGCGTCGGACACGAAGTCCAGCGACCATCTCTGGTTCGGCCCGTCCGGGAGGCTCAGGGGTGCGCGCGTCCCCAGCGCCCGCTTGCGCCCACCCCGGCGACGCACCTGGAGCTTCTCCTCGCGATATAGCCGCCTGAGCTTCTTGTGGTTCATCGCGATCCCCTCGCGGGCCAGCAACAGGTGAAGGCGCCGATACCCAAACCGCCGCCGCTCGCGCGAGAGCGCCCGCAGGCGCTCACGGACCTCCCCGTCGTCAGGTCTGCACGACCGGTAGCGCACCGACGACCGATCCACCGCCAGGACACAACACGCCCGCCGCTCGCTCACCGCGTGCGCCGCACGCAGGTGGGCAACGGCCTCCCGCCTCGCTGCGGGCGTCACCATTTTTTTGACGCGATGTCCTTCAGCATGGCGTTGTCCAGCATCGCCTCCGCCAGCAACTTCTTCAGCCGCGCGTTCTCGTCTTCCAAGCTCTTAAGCCGCTTGGCCTCGGACACCTCAAGGCCGCCATACTTGGCCTTCCACTTGTAAAACGTCGCGTCGCTGATCCCATGTCGGCGGCATACATCCGCCGTCTTCTGACCCGCCTCCTGCTCACGCAAGATCG
This window contains:
- a CDS encoding IS3 family transposase (programmed frameshift), producing MKRSRFSEEQIIAILREQEAGQKTADVCRRHGISDATFYKWKAKYGGLEVSEAKRLKSLEDENARLKKLLAEAMLDNAMLKDIAFKKMVTPAARREAVAHLRAAHAVSERRACCVLAVDRSSVRYRSCRPDDGEVRERLRALSRERRRFGYRRLHLLLAREGIAMNHKKLRRLYREEKLQVRRRGGRKRALGTRAPLSLPDGPNQRWSLDFVSDALSNGRRFRILAIVDDFTRKCLALVADTSLSGQRVVRELDTLIWRRRARPQTIVSDNGTELTSMAVLRWSQDRAVEWHYIAPGKPMQNGFVESFNGRLRDECLNETLFASLGHARAVLGAWKEDYNTVRPHSSLGGRTPSEIAAQAGAGHALHLLAIPSTTSHQSMPGLYQ